In the Colletotrichum lupini chromosome 1, complete sequence genome, one interval contains:
- a CDS encoding 3,4-dihydroxy-2-butanone 4-phosphate synthase, giving the protein MPSSTIDESKFDSIPDAIEAFRNGEFLVVLDDPSRENEADLIIAAESLTTAQMGFMIRHSSGYVCAPLAPSLLQTLNLPPMVSANEDPRGTAYAVSVDAADPLVTTGISAHDRALTCRVLADPASGPRDLRRPGHVLPLRAREGGVRERRGHTEAAVDFCRLAGKKEAAAICEIVDDGVPVEGQAVHEEPGMLRGEQCIEFARRFGLKVCTIEALVNYLEKTEGKLAVNGSS; this is encoded by the exons ATGCCTTCCTCAACAATAGACGAGTCAAAGTTCGACTCCATTCCGGACGCCATTGAGGCATTCC GCAACGGAGAATTCCTCGTCGTCCTGGACGACCCCTCCCGCGAAAACGAAGCAGACCTCATCATCGCAGCCGAATCCCTCACCACAGCCCAAATGGGCTTCATGATCCGCCACTCCTCGGGCTACGTCTGCGCCCCCCTCGCCCCCTCCCTCCTCCAGACCCTCAACCTCCCGCCCATGGTCTCCGCAAACGAGGACCCCCGCGGCACGGCCTACGCCGTCTCCGTCGACGCCGCCGACCCCCTGGTGACCACCGGCATCTCCGCCCACGACCGCGCCCTGACCTGCCGCGTCCTCGCCGACCCGGCCTCGGGCCCCCGAGACCTCCGCAGACCGGGCCACGTCCTGCCGCTGCGCGCGCGCGAGGGCGGTGTGCGCGAGCGGAGGGGCCATACCGAGGCCGCGGTCGACTTCTGCAGGTTGGCGGGCAAgaaggaggcggcggcgattTGCGAGATCGTCGACGACGGTGTTCCTGTTGAGGGGCAGGCCGTGCACGAGGAGCCTGGCATGTTGAGGGGCGAGCAGTGCATCGAGTTTGCGAGGCGGTTCGGGCTCAAGGTGTGCACTATCGAGGCTCTGGTCAATTACCTTGAGAAGACGGAGGGTAAGCTGGCTGTAAACGGCTCGTCGTAG
- a CDS encoding 3-demethylubiquinone-9 3-O-methyltransferase: protein MTSSRPATAALLRALRRTSTAPRQSSRAAATSLPLRTGPGPAATTTTTTTAAAAAAPLQFRRPSSTSSSTYSSVSPEEVEHFNILAADWWDPHGSSRLLHLMNPLRHNFIRDCLASQPDPSPTPTRFLDVGCGGGIFAESAARLPDTTKVTAVDPTPGVLAIAKGHARRDPALRGKLEYKAATIETLPVPTEVEECFDVVSVFEVVEHVSSPAEFLDRCAPFVRPGGWLIGSTIARTWTSWFTTNLIAEDILGIVPKGTHDWRKYINDDELKGMFMGKGWEMPRVVGVVYVPGLGWREVKGSEKVGNYFFGVRRAA, encoded by the coding sequence ATGACATCTTCTCGCCCGGCCACAGCCGCCTTATTGCGCGCGCTGCGGCGGACAAGCACGGCACCCCGACAATCCTCCCGCGCGGCTGCAACGTCACTCCCCCTCCGAACGGGTCCCGGGCCTgcagccaccaccaccaccaccaccaccgccgccgccgccgccgcgccgCTCCAGTTCCGCCGGCCAAGCTCAACCTCGAGCTCGACTTACTCGTCCGTCTCCCCCGAAGAAGTCGAGCACTTCAACATCCTCGCCGCCGACTGGTGGGACCCCCACGGCTCCTCGCGCCTCCTGCACCTAATGAACCCCCTCCGCCACAACTTCATCCGCGACTGCCTCGCCAGCCAACCCGACCCGTCGCCCACGCCCACGCGCTTCCTCGACGTCggctgcggcggcggcatctTCGCCGAGAGCGCGGCCCGGCTGCCCGACACTACCAAAGTCACGGCCGTCGATCCTACGCCCGGCGTGCTCGCCATCGCAAAGGGCCACGCCCGGCGTGATCCGGCACTGCGGGGCAAGCTGGAATACAAGGCCGCCACGATCGAGACGCTTCCCGTTCCGACCGAGGTTGAGGAGTGTTTTGATGTGGTGTCGGTGTTCGAGGTCGTCGAGCACGTGTCGTCGCCGGCCGAGTTCCTTGACCGGTGCGCGCCGTTTGTGAGGCCTGGCGGGTGGCTTATCGGGAGTACGATTGCGAGGACGTGGACGAGCTGGTTCACGACGAATTTGATTGCCGAGGATATCTTGGGGATTGTGCCCAAGGGCACGCACGATTGGCGCAAGTACATCAACGACGACGAGCTCAAGGGCATGTTTATGGGGAAGGGGTGGGAGATGCCGAGGGTCGTGGGGGTTGTGTATGTGCCTGGTCTCGGGTGGAGGGAGGTCAAGGGCAGCGAGAAGGTTGGAAACTACTTTTTCGGCGTGAGGCGGGCGGCGTGA
- a CDS encoding fungal Zn binuclear cluster domain-containing protein: protein MEKRTRRLGHKKSRNGCQRCKARRVKCDEERPCQKCVAHGAHCSLLDRPASVTAPLTPPAAAKLAQHEQRYAPIQQAAPAVTASSTSSSKQSSHGMQEAASEAGLTPNTAVSSTSPYPGGEAAPDPRNPATDPWDLSEDWLQSLRLMHHYSTSTRHVLPKDACTEELWKTAIPETACSHKFLMHGLLALSALHYAHVHPQQRKKYDIISVNHQNEALRFFALRLNDINKDNCEAYFFLATLIFIVSICSVAHSESFGRSIALSDVSQSFSLLHGVKGILDFQPIEAWRQRGGPLDGLLRPPVLTQGGWVSTSVFQKRLDAITSLPREVPASFTDVINPQSVCVLALEGLRRAHQMSRGEGEKPGGVWGWSATLPAMFIDMVASGHPTALVILAHYAALAKPCEKADWLCDGWSGAVMRLIERTLEDEWKPWIEWPKRSVFERIDVDDMEV from the exons ATGGAGAAGCGTACAAGACGCCTAGGACACAAGAAATCGAGGAACGGATGCCAGCGCTGTAAAGCACGTCGTGTCAAG TGTGACGAGGAACGGCCGTGTCAGAAGTGTGTTGCCCATGGGGCACACTGCAGTCTCCTCGATCGTCCCGCATCGGTGACGGCCCCTCTCACGCCACCCGCCGCAGCCAAGCTTGCCCAGCATGAACAGCGATACGCGCCTATTCAGCAGGCCGCGCCGGCGGTGACGGCCTCGTCAACCTCGTCCTCGAAGCAGTCAAGTCATGGCATGCAAGAAGCGGCGAGTGAAGCAGGTCTCACCCCCAACACTGCAG TGAGCAGCACTTCTCCCTATCCCGGGGGTGAAGCGGCGCCAGACCCTCGCAACCCCGCCACGGATCCCTGGGATCTCTCGGAGGATTGGCTACAGAGTTTACGCCTGATGCACCACTACAGCACCAGTACCCGGCACGTCCTGCCAAAGGATGCCTGTACCGAAGAGCTCTGGAAGACGGCTATACCCGAGACGGCCTGCTCTCAC AAATTCTTAATGCACGGCCTGTTGGCCTTGTCCGCCCTCCACTACGCCCATGTCCACCCGCAACAGCGGAAAAAGTACGACATCATCTCGGTGAACCACCAGAATGAAGCCCTGCGCTTCTTCGCCCTCCGTTTAAACGACATCAACAAGGACAACTGCGAGGCCTACTTCTTCCTCGCGACGCTCATCTTCATCGTCAGCATCTGCTCCGTCGCACATAGCGAGAGCTTCGGTAGGTCCATCGCCCTCAGCGACGTCTCGCAATCCTTCTCTCTCCTCCACGGCGTAAAGGGCATCCTCGACTTCCAGCCCATAGAAGCCTGGAGGCAGCGCGGGGGTCCCCTCGATGGCCTGCTGCGCCCACCCGTACTAACGCAGGGCGGTTGGGTGTCGACGTCGGTGTTCCAGAAGCGCCTCGATGCCATCACCTCGCTGCCGAGAGAGGTGCCCGCGTCCTTCACCGACGTCATCAATCCGCAGTCCGTATGCGTGCTGGCGCTGGAGGGCTTGCGGAGGGCGCACCAGATGAGCAGGGGCGAGGGGGAAAAGCCCGGCGGGGTGTGGGGGTGGTCGGCTACCCTGCCCGCCATGTTTATCGACATGGTGGCCAGCGGGCACCCTACGGCGCTCGTCATCCTGGCGCACTATGCCGCTTTGGCAAAGCCGTGTGAGAAGGCCGACTGGCTTTGCGACGGGTGGAGTGGCGCGGTGATGCGCTTGATTGAGAGGACGTTGGAGGATGAGTGGAAGCCGTGGATCGAGTGGCCGAAGCGCAGCGTCTTTGAGAGGATTGATGTTGATGATATGGAAGTTTGA
- a CDS encoding cytochrome P450, whose amino-acid sequence MANATDPVAAAGTTFDPQHWPAATAGLVFIVFALLAQSWFKVDPVAHVPVVGKGGKWARRKAFLAGKGPQMYADGYKQFKDSIFRITTSKKKDTICVPPKYLPELKKVPDDVISFTKAIDESMQVKYTQISNDMPIIIHAVRASLTPALPRLNEGISDEVIDSMRLELPQSPAWTEININAKLLRIIAMVSGRVFIGSELCRDERYLDASISYTVDLMTAVHVIAFVPSFLRPFVASWLPTTKKLYKRIADADAVFRPIVTARKEAARRDDYREPDDMLQWLLNAQPKFGELSDREMAMAQLGVSFAAIHTTSMTTLNAIYWLAAKPEINSLLRDDVQAALAESGGNFSSSALQNMKKLDSFLKEVMRVNPISAASFTRKVLKNVTLPNGQTIPEGMFIEVPAGGMNNDPEIFPDPEVFDPLRFYKLREAKELATSGTKAAEVVMQAQFVSVGTTHLTFGYGKHACPGRFFAVNEIKMIMANIICNYEIKLPEGVTERYENLAFGASTVPDPKKTIMIRKL is encoded by the exons ATGGCAAACGCAACCGACCCTGTCGCCGCTGCAGGCACTACGTTCGACCCTCAACACTGGCCAGCAGCGACAGCCGGCCTCGTCTTCATCGTCTTCGCCCTCCTCGCGCAGAGCTGGTTCAAGGTTGACCCCGTGGCTCACGTTCCCGTTGTGGGAAAGGGTGGAAAATGGGCACGTAGGAAAGCGTTTCTGGCAGGCAAAGGACCGCAGATGTACGCGGACGGGTATAAGCAGTTCAAGGACAGCATCTTCCGCATCACAACGTCCAAGA AGAAGGATACCATTTGCGTGCCTCCCAAGTACCTCCCCGAGTTGAAGAAGGTCCCCGACGATGTCATCAGCTTCACCAAGGCCATTGACGAG TCCATGCAAGTCAAATACACCCAAATCTCAAACGACATGCCCATCATCATCCACGCCGTCAGAGCCTCGTTAACCCCAGCTCTAC CCCGCCTCAACGAAGGCATCTCAGACGAAGTCATCGACTCAATGCGCCTCGAACTCCCCCAATCCCCCGCCTGGACCGAAATCAACATCAACGCCAAACTCCTCCGCATCATCGCAATGGTCTCGGGCCGCGTCTTCATCGGCTCCGAGCTCTGCCGCGACGAACGCTACCTCGACGCCTCAATCTCCTACACCGTAGACCTCATGACCGCAGTCCACGTCATCGCCTTCGTCCCCTCCTTCCTCCGCCCCTTTGTCGCCTCCTGGCTGCCCACCACCAAGAAGCTCTACAAGCGCATCGCCGACGCCGACGCCGTCTTCCGCCCCATCGTGACGGCCCGTAAGGAAGCGGCGAGGAGGGACGATTACCGCGAGCCGGACGACATGCTGCAGTGGCTCCTCAACGCGCAGCCCAAGTTTGGCGAGCTGAGCGATCGCGAGATGGCGATGGCGCAGCTGGGGGTCAGCTTTGCTGCGATTCACACGACGTCCATGACGACGCTGAATGCGATTTACTGGCTCGCGGCGAAGCCTGAGATCAATTCCTTGCTCCGGGACGATGTTCAGGCGGCTCTTGCTGAGTCTGGTGGGAACTTCTCTAGCAGCGCCCTGCAGAATATGAAGAAGCTGGATAGTTTCCTGAAGGAGGTGATGCGCGTCAACCCGATTTCAGCAG CATCCTTCACCCGCAAAGTCCTCAAAAACGTAACCCTCCCAAACGGCCAAACCATCCCCGAAGGAATGTTCATCGAGGTTCCCGCAGGCGGCATGAACAACGATCCCGAAATCTTCCCGGACCCGGAGGTGTTCGACCCCCTACGCTTCTACAAGCTCCGCGAGGCAAAAGAGCTAGCCACCTCGGGCACCAAGGCGGCAGAGGTCGTCATGCAGGCCCAGTTCGTCAGCGTCGGCACCACGCACCTGACGTTCGGCTACGGCAAACACGCGTGCCCCGGACGGTTCTTCGCGGTGAACGAGATCAAGATGATTATGGCGAATATCATTTGCAATTACGAGATCAAGTTGCCTGAGGGGGTGACGGAGAGATATGAGAATTTGGCTTTTGGCGCTTCT ACTGTTCCGGATCCCAAAAAGACAATCATGATCAGAAAGCTGTAA
- a CDS encoding nitrite reductase, translated as MAERKRLVVVGLGMVGIAFIEKMLKLDARANEYSITVLGEEPHLAYNRVGLTSFFDHRKVENLYLNPEEWYHSTPQGSFGYHVNTKVTEIDSQAKRVACSNGEIVPYDILVIATGSDAVLPKHTPGHDATGVFVYRTIDDLINLIAFAAQRKGTVGAVVGGGLLGLEAAKAMMDLDCFDKVKLIERNRWVLSRQLDNDAGSMVVDQVRDLGLDVLLSKRVGKIEVTSDNHVQGVVFEDGERMDCSTICFAIGVRPRDDLARRAGIKCADRGGGIVVGDDLSTSAPDIYAIGECASWQSQTFGLIAPGVEMADVLSFNLTQAKLHQPRLFKRPDLSTKLKLLGVDVASFGDFFADRDGPQYLPPKVARKAKKEDEQSTIKTLTNGLPPAPVKALTYRDPFQNVYKKYIFTEDGKYLLGGMMIGDTKDYIKLVPMVKNMKELDVAPSQLILGAKKEGEDDGDDLTDDTQICSCHNVTKGDVVNNVKDGTCKTLGEVKACTKAGTGCGGCMPLVTTIFNKTMLSMGNEVKNYLCAHFNYSRADLYNIILVKKLQTFEDVMREAGNDRTSLGCEACKPTMGSIFASLWNRHVMDKPMHGLQETNDRFLGNIQRNGTYSVVPRVSAGEITPDKLIAIGNVASKYKLYTKITGGQRIDMFGAKKQDLLDIWRMLVEAGMESGHAYAKSLRTVKSCVGTTWCRYGVGDSVGMAVRLEERYKSIRAPHKIKGGVSGCVRECAEAQNKDFGLIATDKGFNIFVAGNGGAKPKHSELLAKDVPPTEVIPIIDRYLMFYIRTADRLQRTARWLENLPGGIKYLQQVVLEDKLGICASLEAQMQELVDSFFDEWAEAIKNPAIAAKFKQFDNTEETVENMEVELDRDQPRPVYWAPESAKEDFKGLKERWSSTTWQPMLPASHFFGADETPNGISATVKRGDTQLAVWRVRGRYYATQQMCPHKRQFVLSDGLIGEEPGAGADGDKCEDAKKPDSGCNGGHNTNTNGSGNGNETKRPAPWVSCPYHKRNFDLADGSCKNDDEVSIATFAVEERAGDGMVYIKLPPVEELDAALGTKKWMVKKGEAGAAPFEALDKKIRFKGHRAKRPGVKPMGALGMEKARAMVVGGGGGCGSAPDW; from the exons ATGGCGGAACGAAAGAGACTCGTTGTTGTCGGCCTGGGAATGGTCGGCATCGCCTTCAT TGAGAAGATGCTAAAGTTGGACGCCCGCGCAAACGAGTACAGCATCACGGTGCTTGGGGAGGAACCTCACCTTGCATACAACCGCGTTGGCCTAACAAGCTTCTTTGACCACCGAAAAGTCGAGAATCTCTACCTCAACCCAGAAGAATGG TACCACAGCACGCCTCAGGGCTCTTTCGGGTATCACGTCAACACCAAAGTCACTGAGATTGACTCCCAAGCCAAACGGGTGGCCTGTTCGAATGGAGAGATCGTACCGTACGACATTCTCGTCATTGCCACCGGCTCAGATGCCGTTCTTCCCAAGCACACACCCGGGCACGACGCAACAGGCGTATTCGTTTACCGGACGATTGACGACCTCATCAACCTCATCGCCTTCGCCGCCCAAAGGAAAGGAACCGTGGGAGCGGTTGTCGGTGGTGGTCTCCTCGGTTTGGAGGCGGCCAAGGCGATGATGGACTTGGACTGCTTCGACAAGGTGAAACTGATTGAGAGGAATCGGTGGGTGCTGAGCCGGCAACTAGACAATGACGCGGGGTCCATGGTCGTGGACCAGGTCAGGGACCTCGGCCTCGACGTGCTCCTCAGCAAGCGCGTGGGCAAGATTGAGGTGACGAGCGACAACCACGTCCAGGGCGTAGTCTTCGAAGACGGCGAGCGTATGGACTGCTCCACGATATGTTTCGCCATTGGTGTCCGGCCACGAGACGACCTAGCGCGGAGAGCAGGCATCAAATGCGCTGACCGTGGTGGCGGCATCGTTGTTGGAGACGACTTGAGCACCAGCGCACCAGATATCTACGCTATTGGGGAGTGTGCAAGCTGGCAAAGTCAGACCTTCGGTCTCATCGCTCCCGGAGTCGAAATGGCAGACGTCCTTTCGTTCAATCTCACACAAGCCAAGCTGCACCAGCCCCGGTTATTCAAGAGACCCGACCTCAGCACAAAATTGAAGCTCTTGGGTGTTGATGTTGCTAGCTTTGGCGACTTCTTCGCCGACCGAGATGGCCCGCAATATTTGCCTCCAAAGGTGGCAAGGAAGGCGAAAAAGGAAGACGAGCAAAGCACTATCAAGACCTTGACAAACGGCCTACCACCGGCCCCTGTCAAGGCACTCACATATCGCGATCCGTTCCAGAATGTGTACAAAAAGTACATCTTCACTGAGGACGGCAAGTACCTTCTGGGTGGCATGATGATCGGCGATACAAAAGACTACATCAAGTTAGTACCCATGGTCAAGAACATGAAGGAGTTGGACGTGGCGCCCAGTCAGCTCATCCTTGGTGCCAAAAAGGAGGGCGAAGACGACGGCGACGACTTGACGGACGACACTCAGATCTGCTCATGTCATAATGTGACCAAAGGCGATGTGGTCAATAACGTCAAGGATGGTACCTGCAAGACGCTCGGCGAAGTCAAGGCATGCACCAAAGCCGGCACCGGCTGCGGTGGCTGCATGCCCCTCGTGACGACAATCTTTAACAAGACCATGTTGTCCATGGGTAACGAGGTCAAGAACTACCTGTGCGCCCACTTCAACTACTCCCGCGCCGACCTGTACAACATCATCCTCGTCAAGAAGCTGCAGACTTTTGAGGACGTCATGCGCGAGGCTGGTAACGACCGGACCTCACTCGGCTGCGAGGCCTGCAAACCTACCATGGGCAGCATCTTTGCCTCATTATGGAACCGTCACGTCATGGACAAGCCCATGCACGGTCTCCAGGAGACAAACGACCGCTTCCTCGGCAACATCCAGCGCAACGGCACGTACAGCGTGGTCCCGCGCGTGTCGGCGGGCGAGATTACGCCCGACAAGCTCATCGCCATCGGGAACGTGGCATCCAAGTACAAGCTGTACACGAAAATCACTGGCGGACAGCGCATCGACATGTTTGGTGCCAAGAAGCAGGACCTCTTAGATATATGGCGGATGCTGGTCGAGGCCGGTATGGAGTCTGGGCATGCGTACGCAAAGTCACTGCGGACGGTTAAGAGCTGCGTGGGCACGACGTGGTGCCGATACGGCGTCGGCGACAGCGTGGGAATGGCGGTGCGGTTGGAGGAGCGGTATAAGAGCATCCGCGCGCCGCACAAGATTAAGGGCGGCGTCAGCGGGTGCGTCCGCGAGTGTGCCGAAGCGCAAAACAAAGA CTTCGGCCTCATCGCCACAGACAAAGGCTTCAACATCTTTGTGGCCGGCAACGGCGGCGCCAAGCCGAAGCACTCTGAGCTGCTGGCCAAGGACGTCCCGCCCACCGAGGTCATCCCCATCATCGACCGGTACCTCATGTTCTACATCCGCACCGCCGACAGACTCCAGCGCACGGCGCGCTGGCTCGAGAACCTCCCCGGCGGCATCAAGTACCTCCAGCAAGTCGTCTTGGAGGACAAGCTCGGTATTTGCGCCTCGCTCGAGGCCCAGATGCAGGAGCTCGTCGACAGCTTCTTTGATGAGTGGGCCGAGGCCATCAAGAACCCGGCCATCGCCGCGAAATTCAAGCAGTTCGACAACACGGAGGAGACGGTCGAGAACATGGAGGTCGAGCTCGACCGCGACCAGCCAAGGCCGGTGTACTGGGCGCCCGAGTCCGCAAAGGAGGACTTCAAGGGGTTGAAGGAGAGGTGGAGCAGTACGACTTGGCAGCCCATGTTGCCGGCGAGTCACTTTTTCGGCGCGGACGAGACGCCGAATGGTATCTCGGCGACGGTGAAGCGCGGGGATACGCAGCTCGCCGTGTGGCGGGTTCGGGGCCGGTATTATGCTACGCAGCAGATGTGTCCTCACAAGAGGCAGTTTGTGCTGTCGGACGGGCTCATCGGCGAGGAGCCCGGCGCCGGCGCCGACGGAGACAAGTGCGAGGATGCGAAGAAGCCTGATTCTGGGTGTAACGGCGGTCACAATACCAATACCAATGGTAGCGGTAACGGCAACGAGACGAAGCGGCCGGCGCCGTGGGTCTCTTGCCCGTACCACAAGCGCAACTTTGACCTCGCGGACGGGAGCTGCAAGAACGACGACGAGGTGAGCATCGCGACGTTCGCGGTGGAGGAGCGTGCTGGCGACGGGATGGTGTACATCAAACTGCCGCCTGTCGAGGAGCTCGACGCGGCGCTGGGCACGAAGAAGTGGATGGTGAAGAAGGGGGAGGCCGGGGCGGCGCCGTTTGAGGCGCTGGATAAGAAGATCCGGTTCAAGGGACACCGGGCCAAGAGGCCTGGTGTCAAGCCGATGGGGGCTTTGGGGATGGAGAAGGCGAGGGCGATGGttgttggtggtggtggggggTGTGGGAGTGCGCCGGATTGGTGA